CGCGTACGACTACTAGGCGGATCGTCGTAACCTCGCCTTTACCATGCGGGCCGGCGCTCAGGTCGCGCTGACGACCATGGCTTCGCCCTCCGGTGCGAGCGTCACCGCGAGCCCGCAGGACTCGGCCAGCAGGCGCGTGTAGTAAGGCTGCACGCCGTGCGACTCGACCGGGCCGGCGTGACTGCCGTTGAGCTTCTCGACGATGTTCTGCGGCATCCGCGCATTGAGGCCCGCAGCCACCACGCGGAACGACAGATTGTCGCCCTCGCCGACCGGGTCCACCGTCAAGGTGCCGCCGCGCGGGATCGTCTGCTGCGCGATGATCAGCATGTTGAGCAGCAGCTTGACCCGATTCTTCGCCAGCAGCACCCGCGGCAGATTCCAGGCGAGCTTGGTCTTCTCGTCCTCGAGATGGCCGCGGGCCATGTTCTGCGCGTCGCCGAGGTCGATCTGGGCGCCGGCGGAACCCGCGGCGCCGAAGGCCAGCCGGCAGAATTGCAGCCGAGCGGACGCGGTCCGGGCGCTCTTGCGGATCAGATCGAGGGCGAAATCACGATCTTCCTGCTTGGAACTGTCGTCCAGCACCTCGAGGCCATTGACGATCGCGCCGACCGGACTGATGAGATCATGACAGACACGCGAGCACAGCAGCGCCGCCAATTCGAGCGCGTCCGGCGCGGGGGGCTGGACGGGAGGGGGATTGACGGACATTTGTCTGCTCCTCGGAAACCGCGCGGCTCGTTCGAGACGAATCAGCCATGTTGCATGGCTTGATACACTGCGGCCGGTTGCGCTGCCAACAGAGGGACCGGGACAACCGGCCAGACGGAGGACGACGGGTTGATGGGCAAGGGCCAGGCGTTCGGGACAGGACCGGTGATTTCGCACAACGACGCCGTCGCTTTGATGCAGCCATTGACCGAGCTGGTGCTGCGCGCCGGGGCCGCGATCCTCGCCACCGACCGCTCCGACCCGGTCGAGCACAAGCCGGACGGCTCGCCGGTGACCTCCGCCGACCTCGCCGCCGACCGCATCATCGCCGAGGGGCTGAAGCGGATCGCGCCCGACGTGCCGGCGCTGTCGGAAGAGCGCTGCGACCTCGGCCGGCCGAATACCGGGAGCTTCTTCCTGGTCGATCCGCTCGACGGCACCAAGGAATACGTCGCCGGGCGTGACGAATTCACCGTCAATCTGGCGCTGGTGACCGACGGCAAGCCGCTGCTCGGCATCGTCGGGGCGCCGGCGCTGGGCCTGGTGTGGCGCGGCCTGGTCGGCCACGGCGCCGAGCGGCTGGCGGTCGACGCCGACGGCACCGGCTACGACACGACGCCGATCCACACCCGGCCGATGCCGGCCGACGGAGCGCCGTGGGTCGTGGCGATCAGCCGGCTGCATCTCGACGAACGCACTCTGGCGTTCATCGCCGAGCGGCCAGGCGGCGTCCACGCGCGGATGGGATCGGCGCTGAAATTCTGCCGGATCGCCGACGGCGCGGCCGACATCTATCCGCGGCTGTCGCCGACCTGCGAATGGGACATCGCCGCCGGCGCCGCCGTGGTGATCGCCGCCGGCGGCGAACTGACCGACAGCAGCGGCCGGCCGCTGCGGTTCGACGAGCCGCGACCGAACTTCATCGTGCCGGAATTCATCGCCTGGGGGGATGCCCGGGCAGCAGCCTGAGACGCCGCCGCGACAGCGCGCTATTCCGCCAGCGTGGCCAGGAGCGCCGGCCACTGCTGCTGCGCCTGGGCCAGAATGCGCTCCGGATCGGCCGCGAAGGCGTCGCGGTCCTCCTGCCGACTGAACAAATACAGCCGCTGGCCAGAGATCAGCCAGATCGTCGGATTGCCCCGCAACGGCACGCCGCGGGCGATCCCCACGGGATCATGACCGCCGAACTGCGGCGCATAGATCCCGGGATGGCTCAGGAAGGCGGCCCTGTTGGAGGCGCCGCGGAATCGCCAGATCGCGCCGGCGGCGGTGGCCTCGAAGTCGGCAACCCCGCTCCGGGCCTCACCGTCGGTGAAATAGGCCACCGGATCGAAGCCGTCGATCGCGAGTCCGGTGTGCCGATCGACCACGATTCGCTGGGTCGTGGCGCCTTCCGCCCACGCCAAGGAACCCGCGGGCCACAGCAGCAACGCAGCGAGTCCGATTGTGGCGAGACCGTGACGCAGCGCGTTTCCTTCCTGCCGTTGTGCCGTCATAGTTGAACCCGATAACGTCCGAGTCGCGGGGCAGAGGCGCCACACTAGGGGATGCGGGTCAGCATCCGGTTAAGGCGGCGTCGGGGATTGGGACCCAGGGGTGAGTTTGATGACCATCGTTTCACGTCGTGTGGCGCTGGCGCTGCTTGCGTCGGCCGCCTTGATCATGCCGGCATCGGCGCAGCAGCAGCAAATGCCGCCCAAAGCCGGGCCCGGCCCGAACACCTACGCGCCGGACGAATTGATGAATGCCGGCCATCGCTTCTTCGGCAACGTGTCGCGCGGGCTGGCCTCGGTGATCGAGCGCGCGGTCAGCCAATGGGGCCTGCCGAACGGCTACGTGCTGGGCGAGGAAGGCTCCGGCGCGTTCGTGGCCGGCCTGCGCTACGGCGAGGGCACGCTCTACACCAAGAACGCCGGCGATCTGCGGGTGTACTGGCAGGGCCCGTCGGTCGGCTTCGACTGGGGCGGCAACGGCGCCCGCACCATGACGCTGGTCTACAATTTGCCCTCGACCAATGCGATCTACCAGCGCTTCGGCGGCATCGACGGCTCGGCCTATGTGGTCGGTGGCTTCGGC
The DNA window shown above is from Rhodopseudomonas palustris HaA2 and carries:
- the chpT gene encoding histidine phosphotransferase ChpT, translated to MSVNPPPVQPPAPDALELAALLCSRVCHDLISPVGAIVNGLEVLDDSSKQEDRDFALDLIRKSARTASARLQFCRLAFGAAGSAGAQIDLGDAQNMARGHLEDEKTKLAWNLPRVLLAKNRVKLLLNMLIIAQQTIPRGGTLTVDPVGEGDNLSFRVVAAGLNARMPQNIVEKLNGSHAGPVESHGVQPYYTRLLAESCGLAVTLAPEGEAMVVSAT
- a CDS encoding YHS domain-containing (seleno)protein, which encodes MTAQRQEGNALRHGLATIGLAALLLWPAGSLAWAEGATTQRIVVDRHTGLAIDGFDPVAYFTDGEARSGVADFEATAAGAIWRFRGASNRAAFLSHPGIYAPQFGGHDPVGIARGVPLRGNPTIWLISGQRLYLFSRQEDRDAFAADPERILAQAQQQWPALLATLAE
- a CDS encoding DUF1134 domain-containing protein produces the protein MTIVSRRVALALLASAALIMPASAQQQQMPPKAGPGPNTYAPDELMNAGHRFFGNVSRGLASVIERAVSQWGLPNGYVLGEEGSGAFVAGLRYGEGTLYTKNAGDLRVYWQGPSVGFDWGGNGARTMTLVYNLPSTNAIYQRFGGIDGSAYVVGGFGMTALTANNIVLVPIQSGIGLRLGANIGYLKFTPSATWNPF
- a CDS encoding 3'(2'),5'-bisphosphate nucleotidase CysQ family protein; this translates as MGKGQAFGTGPVISHNDAVALMQPLTELVLRAGAAILATDRSDPVEHKPDGSPVTSADLAADRIIAEGLKRIAPDVPALSEERCDLGRPNTGSFFLVDPLDGTKEYVAGRDEFTVNLALVTDGKPLLGIVGAPALGLVWRGLVGHGAERLAVDADGTGYDTTPIHTRPMPADGAPWVVAISRLHLDERTLAFIAERPGGVHARMGSALKFCRIADGAADIYPRLSPTCEWDIAAGAAVVIAAGGELTDSSGRPLRFDEPRPNFIVPEFIAWGDARAAA